The Myxococcales bacterium region CTCATGCGAACGGAGCCGGCCGGTAGCGGGGCATGACGAACCACAAGCGAGCCGCCGACGATGCTCATCGCGACGAACCACACCGCAATGACATTGCGACCAAACGTCGACGGGGTCGTCGGTGTTGGCGCTGCGCCCGCCGGGTCGAGGCTGACGACGGGCACGTTGGCGGTCATGAAGTGATCCTCACGTCACGCATCGCAGCTCCACCTAGGCGGCCGCTGCCGTCAGCTTTCGCACGGCCGCCACCAGCATCGCCTCCTTGAACGGCTTGATGATCCAACCCTTCGCGCCGAGCTCTTTGGCCCGCGTGATGAGCGCTTGCTTGCCCTCCGTCGTGAGCATGACCGTCGGCACGCGTCGCTCACCCTTTGCCATCGCCTCGAGGAACTGAATGCCGTTCACCCGTGGCATGTTGACGTCGCAAACGATGAGCGCGAGGTCGGGGGTCTCGACGAGCCTCTCAAGCGCATCTTGACCGTCGCACGCCTGAATCACCTCGAAGCCCGCGTGTCCGAGGGCCGCCGTCGCCTGCGCCCTGATGACCATCGAATCGTCTACCACCATCACCTTCGTCGCCATCGCACTCTCCTAGAACAACAGGCACTCGCCCTCGGTCATGTAGCCGCCCTCGGCCTGCGCTCCGCCGTCGAACGCGAACACGAAACCGGCGTCGAAGACCGCGTCGAAACGCACGACGATCGGCCCGGCGGCGGTGTGAAACGTGTGGCAACGCCAAACGGTGCCTGGCGAAATCGAGACCGTAAGCCCGGTACCTCGCGCCGACACCGGCACCGCCATCTCCAGCGACAGTCCCGTCCGCAGAAGCCGGTTCTTCAGGCGACCGAGCAGCATGTTCGCGAGCTCGCCGATCCAGTCGCAGAAGGCCCGCTCGTCGGGGTGGACGCTAGGCGGCAGGGTGCGCGAGAGCACGCTTGGCAAGGTGAGCACCGACACCGAGCCTCGGATGCGATCGCCCGTGTACCCGACGATGCCCCCGAGGGTCTCGCCAGGCAGTGACGTCGTCGGCTGATCGCCGGGCCCGACCGGCTCGCCGATGCTGAGGCCGTACTCAGCGAAGAGCGCGGTCGCGCACGACACCAGCATGTTGGTCACCGCCTCGATGGCGACTTGTTCGTCCACGTGGAGATCTCCTGCGTACAGGGAACGGAACGGCAAGACGGCCGATGCCTTCAGGGCTTCCAGGCGCCGCCGGCGAGTTCACCGCACCAAGCCGCGCGAGGTCCGCTGCCCAGTGTCGGGCCGGCCGTTTCAAGAAAGTTTACATAATGCATCTTATGCGAACTTGTGACGTGGCGTTCCTCGGCGGAAACTGGGAGACGAACGCCTCGCTCCCTGGCGGTCCCTGGCGGTCCCCTGGGCTCAGCGATCGCGATTCCGCACGGGCCCCTCGTCACCGACCGACCTGGGACCGACCTGGGCGCGACAACGGTCCGTCCGTGTCCGCGCCGTTGTACCCGAGCGCACCGAGCCCGGTGACTCCAAGCGTCCAAACTGGCCCGTGGCGTTCAAGGGTCGGCCTTCGATCGCGAAAGGCCGCGCTTTCGTCGGTGGCATGCGCACTGCACTTACTGGTTTCGTCCCGCGCTGAAGCCCAGCGACAGACAAGGAGCCCCGCGATGAACACTCAGCTGATGCCCCTCGACGATGCCGAACTGAACGCCGTCGTTGGCGGCGCCTGGGCACCCGCCATCGAGATCGTGGTCGGGCCCTACCCGTACCCGTATCCGTACCCGCCGAGCCCCGGCGGCGGCGGTGCCCGACCGCTCTCGGATGACGATCGCCTCTTGGACCTCTCCGGCGACTGAGCGAGTGGCGCACTTATCGAAGTGCGGACAGGCGAGGCGGCCACCTACAGCGGCGGCGCTGGCGGATCGACGGCTAGCGCCAGGAGCGTCCCCGCGTTCGATAGGATGAACGCGCGGTTGCCGTAGGTCGCCGCCGATTGAGCGAAGCCGCTGCCGATGTCGAGGCCGTCGATGACGCGGCCGTTCTTTGGCGACACGAGAAACAGCCCGTAGCGCGACGTGCCGATGAGGACGGCACCGGCAATGGGAACCGGCAGCGTCATGCCGCCATCGGGCGGCGGGCTGCCGGCCATCGAACGGCGGGGCTCACCGGGCGCCTTGGCGGCGCTCTGGGAGGCCTCGCCGCGCGTTTTTGCGCCATCCGGCACGGGATGTTGCCAAA contains the following coding sequences:
- a CDS encoding response regulator; this encodes MATKVMVVDDSMVIRAQATAALGHAGFEVIQACDGQDALERLVETPDLALIVCDVNMPRVNGIQFLEAMAKGERRVPTVMLTTEGKQALITRAKELGAKGWIIKPFKEAMLVAAVRKLTAAAA
- a CDS encoding chemotaxis protein CheX, which gives rise to MDEQVAIEAVTNMLVSCATALFAEYGLSIGEPVGPGDQPTTSLPGETLGGIVGYTGDRIRGSVSVLTLPSVLSRTLPPSVHPDERAFCDWIGELANMLLGRLKNRLLRTGLSLEMAVPVSARGTGLTVSISPGTVWRCHTFHTAAGPIVVRFDAVFDAGFVFAFDGGAQAEGGYMTEGECLLF